GGCGGGGCAGGCGCGGTGCGGCGGGGCAGGCGCGGTGCGGCGGGCGGGGCAGGCGCGGTGCCGGGTCAGGAGGCGGCGAGGACCTCGTCGCCGATCAGGGTGAGCTGGTCGGCCGCCACCTCCACGGCCGTCATGTAGTGCCGCAGCCAGGAGCGCAGCCCGTCGGGCGTGCCGGTGGCGAAGGCACCGGCGGAACCGACGTACTCGGGTTCGCGTTCGTGGTGCCCGACGTCGAGCGCCAGCAGGCCACGTGGGTCGGTGCCGCTGGCGAGCAGGACGAGTCGCGCCGCACCCCGGGCGACGACGCCGGACGGGCCGGCGAACGGCCGCAGCGCCAGCAGCTCGCCGTGGACCACGGCCGCGAGCACCAGCGGGGAGACCTTCGTGCCGCCGGTCACCAGGTTGGCGAGGCCGTCGAGTCGGGCGCCGACGACCGGGTCGGTGACGGGCCGGCCGAGTTCCGGTTCGGGTACGACGTCGCGGGCGGCGAGCACGTGCAGCCGGGCGAGCGCCTGCCGGGGCGCCTTCGGCCAGAGCTCGGTGAGCGTGGGCAGTGCCCCGGCCACCCGCAGCGCGCCCTGGAGCACCGGGTCGGTGACGGTGCCGGCGCGGACGGCCTCGCGCTCGTGGGCGTACCCCTCAAGGGCCGCGCTGGCCACCGCGGAGCGCAGGCTTACCTCGGCCGCGACCTGGCCACCGTGGCGGCGGAGCGCACGGTGTCGCAAGGCCTGGTCGAACCGCTCGCGGGCGCGCTCGACGGCGGGTGCGACGTCGGTGAGCGCGAGCAGCGGCGCGAGCGGGTCGGTGGTCATTCCGCCACCGTAGCGACCCGGCCGGGGGACGCACCGGCCAGCCGTGGGGATGGCGACCGACGCCACCGCCGACGCCGGGACGTCCTGGGTCGCGGGCCGGCACCGACATGGGAGATGACGGCGACCGGGATCGCCCCGGCCGGCATCGCCGTCGGGGTCGAGCACCGTCGGCGACACGACGTCCGTGGCACACCGGGCAACCGAGGGGGTACGCGTGCAGCTTGGCGCGC
This genomic stretch from Micromonospora krabiensis harbors:
- a CDS encoding Fic family protein; this translates as MTTDPLAPLLALTDVAPAVERARERFDQALRHRALRRHGGQVAAEVSLRSAVASAALEGYAHEREAVRAGTVTDPVLQGALRVAGALPTLTELWPKAPRQALARLHVLAARDVVPEPELGRPVTDPVVGARLDGLANLVTGGTKVSPLVLAAVVHGELLALRPFAGPSGVVARGAARLVLLASGTDPRGLLALDVGHHEREPEYVGSAGAFATGTPDGLRSWLRHYMTAVEVAADQLTLIGDEVLAAS